TTCCGGCCTCACCCGCAGCGGCGAGCCGTTCCTGATGATGCGCTGGTACGAGGGCGGTTCCCTGGCCGACGGCCTGCGCGAGAGCGGGCCGATGCCGACGGCCGTGTTGCTGCCGTTCGCCGTCAAGGTCACCTCCGCGCTGGCGTACGTGCACCGGCACCAGATGCTGCACCGCGACATCAAGCCGGGCAACATCCTGCTCACCGCGCTGAACGAGCCGGTGCTGGCCGACTTCGGCATTGCGGTGGACGCCCGTCAGGCCGGCACGGCCACCGCCGTCTGGACCCCGGTGCACGCCGCTCCCGAGGTGATGGCCTACGAGGAGCCGACACCCAGCTCCGACATCTGGTCGCTCGGGTCGACGCTGTACGCCGCCCTCGCGGGACGCCCGCCGTTCCCCGTCGATCCGGGGAACACGCTCGCCTCGATCCAGCAGCGGTTCCGGGCGGCGCCGCCGCCGTTCGTGCGCACCGACGTCCCCTCGTCCCTCACCGATCTGCTCGCCCAGGCCCTCGCGACGAAACCGGACGACCGCCCGGACGCCGTCGGGATCGTCACCCGGCTGCAGGAGATCGAACGGGAGTGCGGGCTGCCGGTGACGAGTGCGCCGGGTGTGATCACGGCGCCGGGGCGGTCGGGCCCGGCTCGGCCTCAGCCACCGCGTCCGGTTCCGCCTGAGTCACCGAGCACCGGCGGGCCGTCGTTCACGCCGAAGCTGGCTGATTCGTCAAGGTCTTCGGAACCCTCGGCGTCGCTGCCGTTCGGGGCGGTCCTGCTCGGCGGTGCCGACCCGAGGGCCCTTCAGGAGGAAGCCACGCTGGTACCGCAGCGATCCGCGGCAGCCTCCGGGGGCGTCCTCTCGTTGCCCTCCGAGGTGACCGGGACACCCGACGCCCCGACCGTTCTGGGCGCGGACGTGATCCGGGACAAACCTCAGGGCTGGTCATGGAAGCGTCGCCTGGTCACGGCGGCGCTCGGCGGGCTCTCGACCCTCGTCCTGGTGCTGGTGGCTCTGTCGGTGATGGCCCCGGACCGCTCGAACCCTGACGAAACCCCAGAAGTAACAGCGAGCTTCGCCCCTCCGGTGGTCAGTGGGCTGCGCCGGACCGACAGGAGCCCGACGAGCATCACCATTGCCTGGCACACCCAGGGCGCCTACGTTTACCCGCACCGGGTGGTGTTCGAGGGTGGTCAGCCGGTGTGGCTCAAGGACGACGAGAACAAGGCGGAGATCGCGGTGCTGACCGGTCTGGAACCTGGTACCCGGTACTGCATCCGGCTCGACGCGGTGTACACGCTGCCGCAGACCCCGGCGCCGCAGGCCTCTTCGACGGCGGGCCCGAAGATCGCGAGCTCGTCGTCCGAACGCAAATGCTTCTGGACCGCCCAGTGAGGACGCGTACGAGGGAGGGTCTGCGTGGCTGACAGTTTCGGGGTGGACGTGCGGGTGGCGGAGGAGATGGCGCGCCATCTGGCCGACATCCGCACCTCGTTCAACGATCTGCAGAACATCTTCGGGTCGCAGGGCGGGGTCACCGGTTCCTCACGGGTCCAGAGCGCCCTGGACGATTTCGCGAGCGAGTCGTCCGACGTCCGCAAGAAGCTCGACGAGTCCCTGGAGCGTGCCGCCGGCATGCTGTCGGGCCTGGCCACCGGGGCGGGGCAGCTGGACACCGGGCTGGCTGACGCGGTGACCGTGGACCCGGCCCAGGTCGCAGCCACGAGCGGGAGCGCACCATGACCACCACTATGGGTACCGAGGCCGAAAAGCCGGCGTTCACCATCCGGGTTCCCCCGGTCTGGTTCGAGTTCGACGTCTGGCGTGCGACCCGCACCGGCGACCTGGCCCGCCTGGTCGACACCCGGATCGCGGGCGACACCCGGCTCTCCCGGTTCCGGGCCCCGCTGCTGAAGGCCTTGCGGGAGGCCGCCGAACAGGCCGAACGGCAGGGCGCCATGATCTGCGCCGCGATGATGCAGCCGCAGGAGGAGGCCGTGCTCGCTGCCATGCTCACGGTCTTCCACCGTGCGGACACGCCCGCGGAGACGGTCGAGGCGATCGCCGCGCAGATCACCTCGACCGCGCCCGGCGAGGGGTCGAACTCCTGGCGGCGTGTCGAGATTACCTCCACCACGGCTGGTTCCGCCGTGCGGGTGACCGGGGTGGAAGCCGTGCGGTTCGGCGACGGATCGGCGGACTGCGTCACCATGCAGACCCTGATCCCGGCGCCCGCCGGAGGCGTTGTCAATGTCGTCCTGACCAGCCCGCAGATCGAACTCACCGAATCCTGGCTCGACCTGTTCGACGCGATCAGCTCCACCTTCGCGTGGTCGAGTGAAACCGGTACCACCCGGAAAACCGAAACAACAGAGGGGTAAACCATGTCGATCAACGTGCGTTACGAGGACCTGCAGAGCACCGCCACGCAGCTCAACAGCGGCCGTGAGGAAATGGTCGCCAACCTGAACCGGCTCAAGGGTCTCGTCGACTCCCTGGTCAGCAGCGGCTTCGTCACCGACCAGGCGTCGGGCCGCTTCCAGCAGTCGTACCAGCAGTGGAACACCGGTGCCAGCAACGCCATCCAGGGCCTCGAGGGCATGTCCCAGTTCCTGAACACGGCGATCGCCAAGCACCAGCAGCTGGAC
This window of the Kineosporia sp. NBRC 101731 genome carries:
- a CDS encoding protein kinase, producing MTDEASRLVEAIPELDGVTGMKAVASGGFSRIYQAYQPALNRTVAIKIVESSGIDPRTRERFAREMGMTGMLGEHPHIVDVYHSGLTRSGEPFLMMRWYEGGSLADGLRESGPMPTAVLLPFAVKVTSALAYVHRHQMLHRDIKPGNILLTALNEPVLADFGIAVDARQAGTATAVWTPVHAAPEVMAYEEPTPSSDIWSLGSTLYAALAGRPPFPVDPGNTLASIQQRFRAAPPPFVRTDVPSSLTDLLAQALATKPDDRPDAVGIVTRLQEIERECGLPVTSAPGVITAPGRSGPARPQPPRPVPPESPSTGGPSFTPKLADSSRSSEPSASLPFGAVLLGGADPRALQEEATLVPQRSAAASGGVLSLPSEVTGTPDAPTVLGADVIRDKPQGWSWKRRLVTAALGGLSTLVLVLVALSVMAPDRSNPDETPEVTASFAPPVVSGLRRTDRSPTSITIAWHTQGAYVYPHRVVFEGGQPVWLKDDENKAEIAVLTGLEPGTRYCIRLDAVYTLPQTPAPQASSTAGPKIASSSSERKCFWTAQ
- a CDS encoding WXG100 family type VII secretion target, with the protein product MSINVRYEDLQSTATQLNSGREEMVANLNRLKGLVDSLVSSGFVTDQASGRFQQSYQQWNTGASNAIQGLEGMSQFLNTAIAKHQQLDSELGSAAG